From Acidobacteriota bacterium:
AAAATTCAAAATTGAGAATTCAAAATTGTCTGAGCCTGTCCCAGAAGTCGAGATCGTGGGCGGCGAAGAGTTCCGGCAGACGGTGAATTGGCAGGCCGACAACGGTGTGCGGTGAACCGTCGACACCGGCCACCAGAAGCCCGCCCAATCCCTGGACCGCGTAGGCGCCGGCCTTGTCCGCCGGCTCACCGGTGGCCGCGTACCATCGAATCATTTCATCGGAAAGATCGACGAATCGCACATGAGCGGAATCAACGATTCCGTGGCACCGACGGTCGAAGACAAGCGCCAGCGCCGTATGCACCTGATGGGTTCTACCGGACAACCGTTGCAGCATACGTGCCGCGTCCTCGTCGGATTCCGGTTTCCCCACGATCTGGTCGTCGATATCGACCACCGTATCCGCCGCGAGAATCAGCTGGTCCGGGCGACGTTCTGCGACCTCGAATGCCTTCTCCCGAGCTGCGCGGGAGGCATATGCGATCGGTGCTTCGCCTCCATGCGGAGTCTCATCGGTTTCGGCAGGGACAACCTCGAAGTCGATGCCGAGCATCTCGAGAAGGCGACGGCGACGGGGTGAGCCGCTGGCCAGGACGATGGCGGAAGCAGTCATTTGTTGGATGTTGCCCGTTGACGGGTTGTCATTCCGCACGGGTCCGCGGCTTGACGACAACCACAGACTCGGATCGGTCCAGAATCTGGACGATCGCTCCGACCGGAATCGGACGAGATTGGTCGGTCCGGGCGGCCATCTTGACCTGAGCTCCCTCGAGCGAGAGTTCGACCTGCCCGTACCCTTTTGCCGGTATCTCTCGGACAACGCGCACCTGGTTCAACTCACCGTTGAGCTGCTCCGAAGGATCGCAGATTTTGAACAGCCAGGACCTCAAGGCGAAGATCCCGATCGCTCCGGCAATCGCGCCGATCGTCATCACCTTTGCAGGAGCCAGGGGAGTCACACCGTGAACCGCAAGCGAAACAAAACCGAAGACGGTCAGGAACGAAGCCAGGACATCGGCGGCTGGGAAACGCAGGCCCTCGATGTGCTCATGGGACGGCACGACGACGTGGTCACATAGTTCGGTGGGGTGGAGTAGGCGCCGAGCAAAGCCGGTGACGAGGGAGAGAGTGAACCCGCCGAGAAAAATGAGCAAATAAGCAAATCCCCAGGTCACTGAGGCATTATAGCCCGCGAAATCGGAATTCGGAATTCGGAATTCGGAATGGTGATCTTGGAGTTCCGGCGCGCCCTCAAAGCAATCGATGCCGGGGGTCAGGAGTCGAGAATCGAGAGTCGTTCGGGGATGAACGGGACGAAATCGGGCGGTGGAAGACAGATGACGCGAAGCGTGTCACCAGTTTTTGGGTGGGGGAAGTTGAGTGCCGCTGCGTGCAGAAGCGGTCGGCCTGCCTGCCCGGCTCGGTTCGAGCCGTACAACCGGTCGCCGAGCACCGGATGGCCGGCGTCGGCAAGGTGAACCCTGACCTGGTGGGTGCGTCCGGTGACCAGCCGGCATCCAACCAGACAAAGGTCTTCTTCGAGCGCGGCCAGAACTTCAACCTCGGTACGTGCCGGTTTGCCACGTTCGTGACATCGAAATCGCCACCGGTGATTCGGATCGCGAGCGATGGCGCGGTCGAGCGCGAAGGACACTTCATCTGGGTGCCCTTCAACGACGGCAATGTAATAGCGCTCGACCTGGTGGTCGGCCCATGCCCGGGAGATTTTCGGCAGGGCATCCGGGCGTCGAGCGAAGAGCACGGCGCCGCTCGTCTGGCGATCGAGGCGGTGGACCATTCGCAAGAATGGCTTCGCGCCTTCACGGTGAGCGAGAAAAAGCAGCACCTGCTCGTCGAAGGCGGGTGGATCGTCCGGGGACTCGCGCTCGGCCGGCTGTGAGAGAACCCCCGGCGGTTTGTCGGCAACCAGGATCCACCGATCAACGTGCAGTATCTCCACCGTCGGACAGGCCGATGATGGGTCCGGATCGAAATCGGGTTCGGGATGGAAGATGTCGATGACGTCGCCGGTCTCCAGTGCCCGTGATTGAACTCGGACCACCTCTCCGTTTCGCGCCACCAGGCCGTCCGCAATCAGCCGTCTGCTGGCACGGCGACTGAGATCGGTGACCGCTGCGAGGAAAACGTCGAGGCGCTCCCCGTTTCGAGCTGAGGTCACGAGAAGCCGGGTCGAACCGGCGGACGTCCGGCTCACATTGCCGGTTTTTCGACTTTGGTGGCAGGCAGCGCGCGATTCCTCGCCCATGAGCGAATCGCCTTGAGCTGCTCTTCCATGGTGCGCGAGAGCGGAATGATCTTGCCGAAGGCCGCCAGCAGGTCATTCTGAGTGACCTCGCTGCCACGCGCGTGGGCCGTGATGACCGCGGACTTTACGGCCTGTTCGATCTCCGCACCGTTCCACGTCCGCGTGGCCGAGGCGAGCAGAATCAGGTCATAGGTGGCGGGGTCGAGCCCGTTCCTGGCGAGGTGGATCGATAGAATTTCCTTGCGTTCCTCGTCGTTGGGCAGGTCGACGAAAAAGACCTGGTCGAAGCGGCCCTTGCGCAGGATCTCGGCCGGCAGAAGGTTGATGCGATTGGCCGTCGCGGCTACGAAGACGTCCGACCGATGTTCCTGCATCCAGGTCAGAAAGGTCGAGAAGATCCGCGTGTTGGAGCCTGTCTCGCCCTCGTGATAACCCGCGATGCCCATCTCGATCTCGTCGATCCACAGTACCGCTGGTGCCACGCTCTCCACCGCTTCGAGTGCGCGGTGAAAAATCCACTCCGCCGAACCCTGGACGCCGGCGAAGACGAGATTCATGTCGAGCCGGAACAACGGCAGCTTCCACTCACGGGCGATGATCTTGACCGCCAAGCTCTTGCCGCAGCCCGAGATGCCCATCAGCAGGACGCCCCTCGGTCTGGGGAGGTTCTGTCGCCGGGAGTCAGGGTCGAAAAGGCTGCCCCGTTCCCCGACCCATTCCTTGAGCTGATCGAGACCGCCGAGCTTGGCCAGCGATGCGTCCGGGGGCACGAACTCGAGGATCCCCTCCTTGCGGGTAATCTGCTCCTTTTCTTCGAGCACTGCGGAGAAGAAGTCTTCGTCGAGCGCTTCGTGCCGGTCGAGCAGACGCCGCAAGAGGTGCTCCACCTCGGTCAGGGACATCCCCTTGAGAGAGCCGACCAGGCGATCGATGTCCGGTTTGTCGGCCGTCTTGCCGTCGAGGAGGGAGGAAACGAGCGTCTTCAGCTCTCCTTCGTCGGGGAACATGGATATGACGACGTAGGTCAAGGGCTTGATGGATTCCGGCAACGCGGCGTCCTGCTGGAGCATGAACAGGAATCTGTCGGTGTTGCGGATTTTCATCGCAGTGTCGCGCAACGCACGGCGGAGGTGCTTGTCCTGGTTGACGCTTTCGAAGTCCTTGAGAAGGTACAGGCCCTTCGGCCCGTCGGCAGCGATCCACTCGAGGGCCTTCATGGGGTCCCGGTAAACGTCGGATCCGTTGTCGAGGAAGCCATCGACGCAGTTCCAGACAATGACCGGCAGTGGTTCCGGTTTGGCGGCTGAAGCGAAACGACGCAAAAGCCTCTCTTGCCGGTCCTCCTCCGGGCTTACGAGGAGGGTGATCGGATAGGCGGATGACAACGCGGTACGAATCTGCTCGAGGGTGTTGAGCATGACAGACTCATTGTATCAATCGTCGTGGCGAGCCCGGTTGTCGCGAGGTTCCGAACCCGAGTCCCTTCGCGTGACGCTCAGGAGGTCCGTGAGTTCCTGCCCATCCGGGTGAGGGAACTCCCGGCGCGGCGCATCACACGGGCGGTGCGCGGCTGCCACACCTGGCGCGAGTTCCAGAGAATCAGCGTCGTGACGACCGCAAGTATGGCCACCGCCGCCCACAAGCCGAAGAAATGCCCGGCGTCAGTCGTTGCCGCCAATCTGCCGACATCGCCCGCGAAGAACCAGCCAAGGCCCGACCAGACCGAGAGGTGGATCACCAGGGCCGCCGCGTCGATGACTGCGAACCTGGGCCACGGGATGCGGACCACGCCGCACCCTGCGAGCCATGCGCCGCGACCGAGTGGGAGAACCCGCGCCGGTACCAATCCGAGAAGTGCAGTCGGGTTCGAGGAAAGCCGATCGGTGACCGCTGCGAGGCTTCTCTCGATCCTCGGAAAGCGTCCGAGTCTGGGGCGCAGCCAGCGACCGCCCAGGTAGACCGCCTGGTCGGTGACGAAATGGCTGAGCAGGACTGCACCGAGGATCATCGCCGAAGTGCCGGCGGATGGACTGCTGGCGGCCAACACGCCGATGGCGACCATGAAGAGCTCTTCAGGTATCCAGTGCCCGACGATCCGGATCACCGGTGGCAGGGCGAGAGCCAACAGAATCGCGTGGGGTGCAAGGGTGGTGATGAGATCGGCGAGATTCGGCACGACGAGATTGAGTATATCCGATGGAGACGTATCCGTCACTCCGCCAGGTCACCGCTCGGTCGACGACCTCGGTGGCCCGGTGCCGACGAGGCGTCGAGCAACGCGCGGGAATAGGGGTGTACGGGTGAGTTCAGGATGTCGCTGGTGCGGCCGACCTCGACAAAGGACCCGTCACGCATCACCGCGAGCCGTTCGCACGCATGGCGAACAACCCCGATATCGTGGGAAATCAGGACGATTGCCAACTCGTGCCTCGACCTCAGATCTGCGATCAGGTCGAGGATCTGCGCCTGAACAGATACGTCGAGCGAGGAGACCGGTTCGTCGAGAATCAGAAGCTCGGGCTCGGTTGCGAGCGCGCGGGCAAACGCGATCCGCTGTCGCTCCCCACCCGAGAAAGCCCTCGGCAGCCGATCCGAAACGTCCGGCGGCAGACCGACCTGGGCGAGTAGGTCCGCGACCCTGGCGCGGCGATCCGTCGCGCTGCCGATGCCGTGTGCTGCCAAAGGTTCGGCGACGATGGTGGCGACGGTCAGGCAGGGATCGAGGGACATGCCGGGATCCTGGAATACGGCCTGGAACCGCCGCCTGAGCGGACGGATGCGGGATTCCGCCACGTCGCTGATGAGTTGGCCGTCGAAACGCACGGTGCCCCTATCCGGCACCTCGAGAGCGAGTAGGAGCCGGGCGAGGGTTGATTTTCCGGATCCCGACTCGCCGACGATCCCGAGGCTCTCTCTCCGTTCGAGCATGAAGCTGACATCGTCCACCGCCATGACCGTGCGTCTACCGGCGCCTTTCTTGCCGCGGCGTTGATACTGGCGGCACAGACCGTCGGCGACGAGAAGGGGATCAGGAGGAGCCATCCTCGGACTTTCTCCCGGACGTGACCACCGGGCAGCGCACCCGACGCCCCTGGCCGAGGTCCTCAAGATCAGGTTCGAGGTCTCTGCAAGAGTCGGTCGCAAGGTCACAGCGATCGGCAAACCGGCATCCCCGGTGCGAGATCGAACGCTCGAGGAAACCATGAATCGGGGACGCGGCGCTGTCGATCTGACCGCTGCCCGGGGTCGAAGCAAGGAGCATTTTCGTGTAGGGATGGAGTGGTTCGGAAAACACCGATTCCGCAGGACCTTCCTCGACGATCCGGCCGGCGAACATCACCGCGATTCGATCGACGAGACTGGCGACGACTGCGAGATCGTGGCTGATCACGAGGAGCCCCATACCCCTTTCGGTGACCACCCGGTCGAGGAGCTCGATAACCTGCGACCTGGTCAGTGAATCGAGAGCGGAGGTGGGCTCGTCGGCAATCAGGAGGCGGGGCTTTCCGGCCAGGGCCAGGGCGACCATGACGCGCTGCGCCTGGCCTCCGGAGAGCTGATGGGGATAGGCTCGGAAAATCTCCTCCGGTGCGTCAATCGCCGCGGCGCCCAGCAACGAGAGCGATACTCGAGCTGCGTCCGCCCGTCCGAGATGGCGGTGGACGGCGACTGTCTCGGCGATCTGAAATCCTGTCGTGAAAACGGGATTGAGGCTTTCGGCCGGTTCCTGGAGAATCGTTCCGATGACGCGACCGCGCAGTTGCAAGAGATCGGAGCCCGACATCTCGGAGACTTCGACGCCGGCAACGCGCACCGATCCCCCTGTGACACGTCCCGGTTCGGGGACCAGTCCAATGATCGCGAGAGAGGTGAGGCTCTTACCGCTGCCTGATTCGCCGACTACGCCAACACGCTCCCGGGCGCCCACTCTCAGAGTCAATCCCTCGACCGCGTGGCGCCAGTCACCGCGAGAACTCGGAAAACTGATTGTCAGATCTTCGATTTCGATCGAGGGCTCAGCGTTCATGGCGCATGAGCTCCATCGTTGCGGTTTCGTTTTCGAGGGAAGCCCAGAGCGTCGTCATCTCCGGCGGCCGGCCCCAACAATGGAGGACAGCATCAGCCGGGTCGAGATCGCCGTTGCCGTCATCCTCCAGTAACACGCGCCAGCGATCGCCTTCGACCAGCAGATCGCCCGGGTTCACCTCGGTGCCCCAGTGCAGTGTGCCTCCCCTGGAGGTCACCTTGTCCGTTGTGACTTCGAGCCTCCCGAGCGAGGCCAGATCGGCCGGATCGAGATCCGGGCTCCCGCTGACCGCAACCGAGGCAAGCGTCCGGGAGGATACGACCAGCCTCTCGGATACGAGATCGGTAAATGGCCGGCCAAATGCCGCGACAGTGACGTCATTCCAGGGTCCGGTTTCGCTTCTCGGTTCGAAGCCTGGAAGGCGGAAAAGCTCTCCAACCGACCCATCGATTCCGTCACCGAGGTCCGCAGAGTGATAGATGGAAGGAAATTTCGGGTCGAAAATGGCGTCGCTGCCGAGCGTGGTAACGGCTTGCAGCGGCCGCACGTCGTCCTCGGCTTCCACCAGCTCGACTCTCGCATACAGTCTCACGGTGCCGGCGATGTCTTGTTCGGGGACCTGTTGCGGGCCGACGTGGTCGTCATTGTGGGCTTCCGGCAGTCTCTCTGCGAGCAGACCTCGCCCCATCTCGGGCGCCAGGAAGGTCCTGTACTCGAGGCGCTCACGGGCGTTTTCTGCGGTGAGGGCGCCGCCAAGATTTGCACACTCGACGGAGAACCAGAACACCCGCAATGAGCGCCCGGCCTCGGGCCACGTGCCCGATCTCTCGTGGTCTGTGTTCCGACCGTCGATTACCAGCCGTTCGATCGGCGACATCCAGCGACCATCCTCACCTCGGCGACCGAACCGGAGGGCCACGGCGGCCTCGACCGATTCGCCGGCTGGAATGTGGCGCTCCCCTTCCCGAAAGACTGGGTCGGCGGCGCTGGCGGTGACCACGCGGGCCTCGATCAAAAGCGGCCTCCTCTGCTCGCGAAGGTGAGCCAACAAAAAGGGAATCGCGATCAGAGCGACGAGGACACCGAATATGACGACCGGGAGTTTCGAGTCGGATGCCATTGGCCGATTGTAGCGTGAACACGTCCAGGGTCTGGCCGATGGTCTATGATCCGAACGACATGAGACAGGTGGTCCGAAACGCTTTCTGGCTCGGTATTGGCGAGGCAGCCGTCAAAGGCGGCCTGGTTCTGGCGACGGTGCTGATTGCGCGGACCAACGGGCCGGCCGGTGTCGGCACCTTTTCGGTGGCGTACTCGGCAGCGATGACCACCATCCTGATCCTCGCGATCGGGCAGCAGGAGGTTTTGATCCGCGAGGTGGCGCGCTCGCCGGGTGGTGCGCGTGGACTGTTGTCAGTCGCGCAGGTGGTGCAGAGCCGGCTTGCGTGGTGGTTCGTTCCCGCGGCGGCCGTTGCCGCCCTGCTGGTGGGAAATCGGGAGCTTCGGCTGGCCCTGCTCGCGTTCCTGCCCTACGCGCTTCTGCGCACCGCCACTGTTACAATCGGCGCTGCCTTCAAGGGCCTCGACCGAATGGACGTCGAGGTCCGCGCGCGTGGCGTCGAGGTCGGAATCGCGTTGGCCCTGATCGCGGTCGGCGCCGCCGCGGGTTGGCCGGCATGGACGGCAGGCATCGCGTTTTCGATCGGCTCGGCGATCGGTCTCGTGTGGCTTTTCACCCGATCGACGGATTTGGCGGATGCCGGGTCTGCCGTCGCCGCGACAACACTGTTGCGCGAGGGGCTGCCATTCATGCTACTGGCGGTGGTGAGCCAGCTCGTGACCCATTCTGACCGGTTTCTTTTGGCTGGGCTCGGCGTTCAAACCGCAGAGATCGGGTTGTGGGGTGCGGCCGGGACCATCGCCTGGGCGCTGCTGGCGATTCCCCAGCTGGTGGCGCTGGCGGCCTACCCGAGCCTTTCGAGGATGGCGGAAGGCGGCCACCTTCCGCGTCGTCCCGGTTTGGCTGCCAGCATGGCGGGAGCGACCGCAGGTCTGGTGTGCGCCTTCGTTTTGCGATGGGTCGCCGAGCCTCTGGTCATGGTCAGTTTCGGCCGCGAATTCGCGCTCGCCGTGCCCCTCCTGCAGCGACTGGCGTGGGCTTTGCCGGGGGCCTTCGCCCTGATGTCGATGGGATCCGTCTTTGCAGCCTGGCGCCGCCAGAGAGTGTCGCTCTGGAACATGGTGGGAGCGTTGGCGCTGTCGGTTGGCCTCAACCTGAGCTGGATCCCGTCGAAGGGTGTAGTTGCCCCGTCGCTGGTCGCCCCGATCGTGTACACGCTTGCTGCGGTTGTAGCGAGCGCCATTCTCGTTAAATTGTCGCCGGGGCAGCTCGCGACGGACTGACGATCACACGAAAGCGGAACGCGGCTGGTCTCGGCTCAGGTCGAAATCTGTTGGCGCTCGGTCGAAACGTCGGAAGTCGGCATGGCGCTTTGTTTTAGGGAATTTGCGCAGGCTTCTGTTTCGGCCCGCCACTCGGCTCTGTGTTCTTTCGGGACCAACGGTGCAGCCAACCTCCGACCGAAGACCCGGAGTCTTCCGCCCACCAGCAGAGCTCGACGTGACGGGCTCGCGACCGAAGCCTGCACGCGGCTGTCGGTGTGTTGGAGGAGATCATTCCATAGAAGCTGGTAGTCGTTCTGCTTGGTTCCGGAGTTGCCGTCTGCCGCCGGTCGGGCAGAATAAACGGCCGAAAACCCCGGGCTCACGCGCACCTTCCATCCCGCTTCTCTCGCCTTGAGGCAGAGCCCGATGCATTGGTTGCGCAATGGATCGCCGGCCGAAAACGGTCCGATCTCTTCCCAGAGCGACCGTCGGATGACGACAACCGCGCCGGAAAGCCAGTCGACCTCGACGCCACGGTGACTGAAGTGGTTGCGGAGCCATCTCCAGGGTTTCAAGCGTTCAGTGATCGGCAGGATCCCTGACGCATAGGCAAAACACTGCAGCGGGCTCGGCAGGTGGCCGCCGCTCCATCGCGGCTCACCGTCGGGATGCCTCAGTGCTGCTCCGGCAACACCGAGATCGCGCTCTTGCGAAAATGCCTCGAGGATGGCCACGGTCGAAGATGGATCGACCTCGGTGTTCGTGTCGAGCAGAAAGAGCAGGTCGCCCGATGCGCGGGCCATGCCGTGATTCGCGGCGGCGGCGAAACCGTGGGTAGCCGGAAGTCGAACCACAACATGCCTGGGATACTTCCTCAGAACCGAATGGGCGGTATTGTCGGCGCTTCCATCGTCGATGACGATGACCTCATCCGGTTGCGGATTGCAGAGCCACAATGCGGCCAGGCACCGCAACGTTTGTTCGCGGTTCTTGTATGTGGGGATTACCACCGAGATGCTGAGGTTCGTTTCCATGCCGTGAATTCATCCTACCAAGGGTTTGCTCCGCAGCACAGGGCGCCTCACTCCTTTTGTGTTTTCTATCACAGCGGCGGGCGGAGGGACGGTGCGGCCGCCGCGCCCGACCCGGATCGGGAAAATTCGACAAAAAAACGGCCCTGGTGAATCCGCCGGGGCCGTTTTCGGTTGATGATTCGATCAGAAGGTGTCGGAGTCGCCGTATGACCCGCCCCCGGAGCTCGGTTTCTTCCGGTCCCTGATGGCTGCGACGATGAGATAGATGCCGAGCAGGAGGACGGGAACGGGCCACCAGTCCAGAATCCAGTCCATGTCGAAGAGATCCAGCTTGTCGGCCAACACGATCCCGGCAACGACTGCGAGAAACACACCGAACATCAGGCGCCCCTGGTTGTCGGAGCGAGGCGCCGGGGTATCCCGATCCATCGCGCGCAGGTTGAAGAACTGGGCCTCGCGATAGGAATCGAAGATACCGAAGAAGTAAACGAAGGCGATCAAAAACGAAAATGGCCAGTATCCGTTGATGATCATCAGAACGCACACTGCGATCGTGGCCCAGATCATGAACGCCCGCTCGTAGGCCCAGACGTACAGGTGTCCCAGGCCCGGCAAAAAGATGGACAGAATCGCAGCGAGCGGCGGTGATTTTGGCAGATCGGGCCCCGGATCGTAGACGGGCACGGGCGCGCGCTCGATCGGCTCAGGTGCGGGCGGTTCTTCTCCAGGAGGCGGAGGGAGTGGCGGAGTCGGCTTGTGTGGAGCTTCGGCTGCGTCGTTTTCGATCGATTCGTTGAAGTCGTCGGTCATGAGATGTCTCCTCGCCCGTCATCGGGGCTCTCATTCGTTGTCTCCTCTGGCGCATCGTCTCGATCCAGAAAGCCGCGCAGGGCTTCGACCTTTCTCTCACCCCACTTCCACGCCCGCCACAGGATGATGCGGGCTTCTCCCCGCCCGGTTTCGGCGACTGAGTTCACCTCGGTGCCGACCGCGTCGGCAACACGGCTGACAGCTTCGCCCGCTCCGCTGCGTGCGAGCGTGACCGGGTTGCCGATGATCAGCGAGGTCAACACGGCGAGTAAATAGGCGGCCGCAGTCGCCATCCGCCGGTTCAGAATAGGACGCACCTCGGCCGGTTTCTCGCGAGCGGCGATGCATCTCTTGAGGAGGTATTGCGATGGCTCGATCGCGCCGCAGACCTGGTGGACCAGGGTCATGTCCTGCCACGTGCGACGGCACGAAGGGCAGGCCTCGAGGTGGGTGAGGAGGCGCTCGAGATTGTGCTGCGAAATCTCACGGTCGATCGCCTGGAAGAGCAGGCCCAGCCATCTCGTACACGGCGACGAGGCCAGATCCGACATCAGCTGGTCGGGTGGCTCCAGATTTCCGAGCGATGAGCCCACCTCGACGATGCCCTGCATGGTCTCGAGAATGCCCGCGCAGTCCTCGCATTCGGCTACGTGCTCGCGCACCGCCTGCACCTGCTTCTGCTCGAGATCTCCCTCGAGATAGAGGCTGAAAAGGTCGCGGATCTCGGTGCAGCCGGGCATTACGCGCTCCCCTCGACCATCTGGCCTCCAGGGGGAACCACACGAATCTGGGTCCGGCGTCGAACCGAGGTGGCGAGCTCGAGGCGAGCGCGGTTGAGGCGTGATTTGACGGTGCCCAGCGGGAGTTCGGTCGCTTCCGAGATTTCGTTGTAGGAGAGGCCGGCGAAATCCCGCATCAGAATCAAGGTCGCCAGCTCCTCCGGGATCTGGCGAAGACTGGTCGCAATCAGGCGGAGGCGCTGCCTCCTTTCAGTCTGCTCGTGTGGATCCTCGGAGCCCGGAAGATGGTCGATGATCTCCGAATCGAGCCAGGCCGCCTCACGCTCCCTTCGGCTGCGGCGGTAGGAATCGATGATCAGGTTCTTGGCCACCCGCCACGCCCACGCCATGAAGTTCGAACCGGGCTTGTATCTGTGGAGGTTTTCCCACAACTTGAAATACACCTCCTGGCAGAGCTCTTCGGCCTCCGCGGCCGATGGCGCATAGCTGGCGCACAGACGATAAATGGGGCGCAGGGTGGTGCTCACCAGCGCGCTCCATGCGTCCTCGTCGCCCTCGCGACAGCGCTCGACCGTGGTCTCCAGCTCGGCCATATCCATTCTCAACCCCTACAAACGGAGAGAGCACGGTAAAGGTTCGCGACAATTCGACGGAAATGCCATGAGGGAATGATACGCCACCTTCGGGATGTTGAGGATGGCGGACGGAGGCGTGATGACCGAAATCGAGTGGCCGACAGGGAGCGTCGAGGATCGTGTGGCATTTGCCGTCGAAGAGGTCCGCCCGGCCGTCAAGGCAGACGGCGGTGATGTCGCCCTTCGGCGGATCGATGGATCGACGGTGACCGTGAGCCTGATGGGTGCGTGCCGCGGTTGTGCGATGGCCCAATCGACCCTGACCGATTTCGTGGCTGAGAGAATCAAGCTCTATGCGCCCGAGATCACCGATGTCGTCGCAGAGTGAATGCTCGATTTTCAGTTCTCGGCGGTGACGCCCGGCCTGACGGCAGGAGACAGGGCCAGCGCCCCGTACATTGAAAATCGAGAGTTGAGAACTGAGGACGGACTATCGGGATCCGTCGCCGTTTTCCCGGCAGGCCGGGCAACGACCGCCGAAGAGGATCTCCTGGTCTTCAACCTCGCAACCAACCAGATCCTTCAGCGTTCGCCACTCGATTGCCTTGATGCCGCGGACGTCGATGATCTGATCACAGTTCATGCAGATGAAATGGGCGTGACTCGACATGTCTGCGTCGAAACGGGCTCGCCGGTCGTTTCCGTAGAGCTCGCGCACCAGACCCTCATCCTTGAGGACGCCGAGGTTTCTGTAGACGGTCCCCAGGGACACCTTCGGTAGCTTCCGCCGGACCTTCTCGAAAATCCAGTCGGCGGTCGGGTGGCTCTTGGTGTCCTTGACCGTATCGTAGACGACCCGCCGCTGTTTGGTTTCTCGAGTCCGCAGTCCTTTTTTCATTGGCTTCCCCCCAAGGTGCTCGAAAGCACAGCCACGCTCTATCGAGAATTATTACCACAGCCGTGCAATCGAGTCGAGGGCAGTTCCCCCGCGGAAAGACTGGAAAAACGCCGATACCCGGCCGCAGTGGTATATTCGTTCCGGTTCCCGCCCACGCATGGAGCGTTCGCTCCATGGAGAAACTGATGACGCAGTCCATACGAGAAATGGAGCCGTCGCAGCGGCCGCGAGAGAGGTTGTTCGAATTCGGTTCGCGTTCACTGTCGGACGCCGAACTGCTC
This genomic window contains:
- a CDS encoding Maf family protein, whose amino-acid sequence is MTASAIVLASGSPRRRRLLEMLGIDFEVVPAETDETPHGGEAPIAYASRAAREKAFEVAERRPDQLILAADTVVDIDDQIVGKPESDEDAARMLQRLSGRTHQVHTALALVFDRRCHGIVDSAHVRFVDLSDEMIRWYAATGEPADKAGAYAVQGLGGLLVAGVDGSPHTVVGLPIHRLPELFAAHDLDFWDRLRQF
- a CDS encoding RluA family pseudouridine synthase, which translates into the protein MSRTSAGSTRLLVTSARNGERLDVFLAAVTDLSRRASRRLIADGLVARNGEVVRVQSRALETGDVIDIFHPEPDFDPDPSSACPTVEILHVDRWILVADKPPGVLSQPAERESPDDPPAFDEQVLLFLAHREGAKPFLRMVHRLDRQTSGAVLFARRPDALPKISRAWADHQVERYYIAVVEGHPDEVSFALDRAIARDPNHRWRFRCHERGKPARTEVEVLAALEEDLCLVGCRLVTGRTHQVRVHLADAGHPVLGDRLYGSNRAGQAGRPLLHAAALNFPHPKTGDTLRVICLPPPDFVPFIPERLSILDS
- a CDS encoding AAA family ATPase; this encodes MLNTLEQIRTALSSAYPITLLVSPEEDRQERLLRRFASAAKPEPLPVIVWNCVDGFLDNGSDVYRDPMKALEWIAADGPKGLYLLKDFESVNQDKHLRRALRDTAMKIRNTDRFLFMLQQDAALPESIKPLTYVVISMFPDEGELKTLVSSLLDGKTADKPDIDRLVGSLKGMSLTEVEHLLRRLLDRHEALDEDFFSAVLEEKEQITRKEGILEFVPPDASLAKLGGLDQLKEWVGERGSLFDPDSRRQNLPRPRGVLLMGISGCGKSLAVKIIAREWKLPLFRLDMNLVFAGVQGSAEWIFHRALEAVESVAPAVLWIDEIEMGIAGYHEGETGSNTRIFSTFLTWMQEHRSDVFVAATANRINLLPAEILRKGRFDQVFFVDLPNDEERKEILSIHLARNGLDPATYDLILLASATRTWNGAEIEQAVKSAVITAHARGSEVTQNDLLAAFGKIIPLSRTMEEQLKAIRSWARNRALPATKVEKPAM
- a CDS encoding ATP-binding cassette domain-containing protein, with protein sequence MAPPDPLLVADGLCRQYQRRGKKGAGRRTVMAVDDVSFMLERRESLGIVGESGSGKSTLARLLLALEVPDRGTVRFDGQLISDVAESRIRPLRRRFQAVFQDPGMSLDPCLTVATIVAEPLAAHGIGSATDRRARVADLLAQVGLPPDVSDRLPRAFSGGERQRIAFARALATEPELLILDEPVSSLDVSVQAQILDLIADLRSRHELAIVLISHDIGVVRHACERLAVMRDGSFVEVGRTSDILNSPVHPYSRALLDASSAPGHRGRRPSGDLAE
- a CDS encoding ABC transporter ATP-binding protein translates to MNAEPSIEIEDLTISFPSSRGDWRHAVEGLTLRVGARERVGVVGESGSGKSLTSLAIIGLVPEPGRVTGGSVRVAGVEVSEMSGSDLLQLRGRVIGTILQEPAESLNPVFTTGFQIAETVAVHRHLGRADAARVSLSLLGAAAIDAPEEIFRAYPHQLSGGQAQRVMVALALAGKPRLLIADEPTSALDSLTRSQVIELLDRVVTERGMGLLVISHDLAVVASLVDRIAVMFAGRIVEEGPAESVFSEPLHPYTKMLLASTPGSGQIDSAASPIHGFLERSISHRGCRFADRCDLATDSCRDLEPDLEDLGQGRRVRCPVVTSGRKSEDGSS
- a CDS encoding oligosaccharide flippase family protein — encoded protein: MRQVVRNAFWLGIGEAAVKGGLVLATVLIARTNGPAGVGTFSVAYSAAMTTILILAIGQQEVLIREVARSPGGARGLLSVAQVVQSRLAWWFVPAAAVAALLVGNRELRLALLAFLPYALLRTATVTIGAAFKGLDRMDVEVRARGVEVGIALALIAVGAAAGWPAWTAGIAFSIGSAIGLVWLFTRSTDLADAGSAVAATTLLREGLPFMLLAVVSQLVTHSDRFLLAGLGVQTAEIGLWGAAGTIAWALLAIPQLVALAAYPSLSRMAEGGHLPRRPGLAASMAGATAGLVCAFVLRWVAEPLVMVSFGREFALAVPLLQRLAWALPGAFALMSMGSVFAAWRRQRVSLWNMVGALALSVGLNLSWIPSKGVVAPSLVAPIVYTLAAVVASAILVKLSPGQLATD
- a CDS encoding glycosyltransferase: METNLSISVVIPTYKNREQTLRCLAALWLCNPQPDEVIVIDDGSADNTAHSVLRKYPRHVVVRLPATHGFAAAANHGMARASGDLLFLLDTNTEVDPSSTVAILEAFSQERDLGVAGAALRHPDGEPRWSGGHLPSPLQCFAYASGILPITERLKPWRWLRNHFSHRGVEVDWLSGAVVVIRRSLWEEIGPFSAGDPLRNQCIGLCLKAREAGWKVRVSPGFSAVYSARPAADGNSGTKQNDYQLLWNDLLQHTDSRVQASVASPSRRALLVGGRLRVFGRRLAAPLVPKEHRAEWRAETEACANSLKQSAMPTSDVSTERQQIST
- a CDS encoding zf-HC2 domain-containing protein, which produces MPGCTEIRDLFSLYLEGDLEQKQVQAVREHVAECEDCAGILETMQGIVEVGSSLGNLEPPDQLMSDLASSPCTRWLGLLFQAIDREISQHNLERLLTHLEACPSCRRTWQDMTLVHQVCGAIEPSQYLLKRCIAAREKPAEVRPILNRRMATAAAYLLAVLTSLIIGNPVTLARSGAGEAVSRVADAVGTEVNSVAETGRGEARIILWRAWKWGERKVEALRGFLDRDDAPEETTNESPDDGRGDIS